ACCAGTTTTGATTCGTTATTTAAGAGAAAAATTAGAATCTGTTTTACCGCAAAATCTTTCTACATTGGCGGATTTTGGCGCATCAAAACGAAATAGCATAAAAGCTGCATTACCTTCGGTAGATGAAAGACGAAAATTTTGGGAGCGTTTTTATTCATCGCCAGAGTTATCGACCATCACAGAGCGTGATCAGCTTGAGCGTTTATATGAAGACATTCTTGCAGATAGAGTAGAAGTCACCGCTTCACTAACGTGGATTCAATTTGGTAACGATGTCGAAAACTTATCACTGAAAGGCCTGCGATTAATGCAGGAATCTGAATTAGTCCTATATCCCTCAAACTGTCCTTTTGAGTTTGTGGACTTATGCCGCCGTGATGCCGACAGGATGGAATATAAAGATATTCATCATCTTGCACAGCTGATTGAACAAGCGAAACAAGACAAATTACGTGTGTGCATTTTTATTCCTAAGCAGGAGTGCTCCGCACAATTAAAACTTTTGATGGGAAATGATACTTATATTCCTATCGTCAAATAGGAAGATAGTCATATAGAAAGAAAGTTAATAAGAAAGATAGTTAATTAAGAAAGATAGTTAAATAGCCCATTAACTCACTGATCTTATTTGGTCTAACTCCTCAATGTATAAGAATCTCGTCTAAACTTAGAAGAGACACTTGACGGGGGGAGTTATGACCCATCAGCATTATCAAAGTGAAAACCCGTTATTACAGGAGCTACTGGATAAAGGGTTGATATATACATCACTTCACCACCTCACTTGGCCACAACAAACCTTGACCTTGGATAACGGGCTGATCGTCCGCTTTTATTACCGAGGTATGTTGAGTATCTCACCTCAGAAATATGCCAAAGAAAGTGGAGCGACGGTTATTTCTGTTGGGATTCATGGCGATGAGACCGGGCCGATTGAATTAGTGGATCGGCTAGTCGATCAAGTGCTTCATGGTAAGGTGACATTGTCACATCCTTGCTTGTTCATCTTTGCCCATCCAGATGCGACCGCTAAAAAAGTTAGATTTATTGAGCACAACCTTAACCAGATGTTTGAAATGTCATCTATGCCTGTTCAGGGCTTAGAAAGCATGATCGCTGCAAAAATTAAGGATGTGGTGGAGCTGTTTTACGAACGTGCTGCACCACAAAATCGATGGCATTTGGACTTGCATTGCTCATCACAGCCTTCACAATATCCAGTCTTTGCTATCCGCCCAGCAACACGGCACCTTTCGCATTCGGATGATGAGCAACTCATGGCTTTTGCTCGCCAGGCCGATATTCAAGCGTTTTTACAATGTCAGCAACCTAACTTCACATTTAGTTGGTTCACTGGGGAATATTGTCAAGCCAAGAGCCTGACAATCGAACTCGGGCAATTACGAGCGTTAGGTGAAAATGATCTCAGTGAATTTCACGAATTTTCTAGTGGAGTGGAAAGCCTACTGGCCCGTAGCCTTGTTCCAAACTTTGGTGAGAATAGAAAACAACCGATGGCGATTTATAACGTTGTGGAAGAACTCAGAAAACAGTCTGATGATTTAGTCTTTACCGCAACGCAAGCGCTGATAAATTTTGAGCCGTTGTATTTTAATCAAGAATACGCCATTCAAAATGGATTACCGCTCATTTGTGAATCGGGTCGGCATGCTTTAGTTTTTGCTAACCCCGATGTTGAAATAGGGCAACGTGCAGCGCTCTTAGTTGAACGAATCAGTTGAAAGAATTAGCTAAAAGAATGAGTTATGCTTTTGTTTGGATAACAGAAATACCGCTGTAATACTTTTCAACCGCCACATAACTGGTTATGGTAGCCAAATTCTTTTGCACCTCATGTTATAAGCAACTTCTTTTATGACCATGCCTCAAATGCATTTCAATCAACTTATTCGCTCAAAGCGGCGATTGTGGACATTACCATTTATTGTGTTGTCAGTGCTCTTGGTAGTGATGAGCTTTGCATACCTGTCGGTTGGGGAATTATCCTTATCGCTGTCTCAACCTATGAGTGAGTTACAGCAGCAAATTATTGTTAATTTACGTTTACCTCGGCTGATCGCTGCGATTTTGTTGGGAGCATCACTGGCCGTAGCTGGCGCGACGTTACAAGTCTTACTGGGTAATCCATTGGCCGAGCCGGGTGTGATAGGCATTTCAGGCGGGGCAAGTTTAGCTATGGTGATCGCGCTGTTTTTCTTTCCAGCTGTCATGACGACATACGGCGCAATGTTGGTTGCCATTATTGGCGCATTAGCGTTTACTTTTTTAATTGTGAGTCTGGCAAAGGCAATGCGTTTATCAACCGGGCGATTACTTTTGGTAGGGGTTGCACTTGGGATTTTATCCAGTTCAGTCGTCACCTGGGCTTTTTATTTTAGTGATAACTTTAACCTGCGTATTTTGATGTACTGGTTAATGGGAAGCATCAGTGGAGTAACTTGGCCGCAAGTAGCGCTGGGGTTGATTATGCTGCCTTGCATTGTGTGGCTGTGTTGCCAGGCGCGTTGGTTGGATATGTTGATGGCGGGAGAGTTACACGCCAAACAACTAGGGTTAGATGTACATAAACTTCGTTGGCAACTGATTGTATTTGTGTCGATTTTGGTTGGCTGTTCAGTCGCATTAGGTGGGGTAATCAGCTTCATTGGTTTGGTCGTTCCGCATTTAATTCGTCTGGCCTTTGGCAGTGAAAATCGCTATTTGTTGCCATTGTCTGCCATTAGTGGGGCCTGTTTATTGGTGCTTGCTGATTTATTAGCGCGCATTTCTTTATCTAGTGCTGAATTACCGCTTGGCGTCATGACCACCACACTAGGCGCTCCCGTTTTTATATGGATGTTATTAAGAAATCATGATCAGCGTAAATAATCTGGCCATTGAACCGCGCCTGCTGCCATTAAGTATTAACGTCGCAGCAGGAGAAAAGCTCCATGTCATAGGCCCAAATGGCAGCGGTAAGAGTACGTTATTAGCCGCGATAGCCGGCATGCTGACTTATAACGGTGAGGTGACGATTAACGAACGCTCGGTTCATCAGTGTAATTTGAGTGAACTCGCCACTATTCGCGCTTATTTACCGCAATCGGGTGTTCCTGCCTTTAATATGTCGGTATTTCATTATTTAAGTTTGTCGATACCTCAATCAGCAGAGGCGTCATTGGTTGAGAAGGCGATTCAAACCATTACTCATGAACTGGCCATTGAATCTAAACTCACGAAATCGATTCATCATCTATCTGGCGGTGAGTGGCAGCGTGTGCGTATTGCGGCAGTCTGCATTCAAGCATGGCCGTCTATCAATCCTCATGCCCGTATGATGTTACTGGATGAACCCGCCGCACCGCTCGATGTAGGGCAACAAAGCTCGCTGTATAAAATGATGGATTTAATGTCTCAACAGGGATTGTGTGTTGTTGTGGCAAATCACGACCTTAATCGAACCTTACATCACGCGGATAACGTACTGGTGTTAAAAAGTGGCATAGTAAAAGCGTATGGTAAAGCCGAAGAGGTATTAACGGATAGCCTCGTGAGTCAAGTATTTGATAGTGATGTCAGTAGAATTGAGCATCAAGGAAGGCCATTTTTGATTTTTAACTAAGCCCAGTTGAAGTTAGCTAGTGGCTCATCTTCTTGAGCAGCATTTATGATGGTTGTCGTGATCGCTTTTAGAGCAATTCCCACCAAAAGTGTGCAAACAAAATTAATACTAAAGTAGTACGCAGTGCGAACCTTGGCTTGTTGCATTGTTGTTAATTTTTAGTTTATTAAAATCAATGCTTTATGTTTTTATTTATTATTATTTAAAAGTTGGCACGCGATTAGCATAAGTTAGAGTGATACATTCTCGTCCTACCTTGTGTTAATTGAGAAAGTTACCCGTTTATGGATATCTTTACACGTAACACACATGCCTGCCTCATCTGAGACAGGCTTTTTTTTATCTTGATTTTTGTGTACAGCTTGCTTGTTAAGAATGTTATACCTGACAAGCCGAAATTATGTGTCTTTAATTGCCGCTATCGAGTTAACGAAGCGAGATCGGCAGGGCGGTAGTAAACTGATTTTAGAACCTTACCTTTACGTACTGTTTTGCCTTGCATGTCGACATCTTTTGCGCACTTAGCAATAATGTATTCTCCTTTTTGAATACCTTCTAATTCCACACCTTGCTTGGCGTAAAAATCTTGAGTGTCGATAAACTCTTGTTCAGTACGACAAACCTTACTCATGTTGCTTGAATGAACTTCGTCCCAGCATGGTAAGAAATCAATGCCGCGATTTTTAGCGACATGAAGCAAAAGCTCAATGATATAACTCATACCAATGTTACTCGTGATTTGGCTATCACCACGGTGCACCAAACGACCCATTAATACATAAACCGTATCCACAATGGCATCGGCTTGCTCTGTTTTGCAATCTGCTTCCGCTAATTCAGTCAGTTCTTCAATGGCAAGCGAAGTGTGAAGGGTATCGGCTTTATCATCTAGAGAAGACAGGTCGTTGACTGGGAGATCAAAGGTGGTACGAAACTCAGTAATATCACGATAAAGGTGTTGGTAAAGTTGCTCCGTAAGAAGAGTCAGTTGCATGGCGCTATCCTGTTAAACCTGAAAAGCGCCATCATAACAAAATATACCGTCAGTGCCGATATCGTTACACACTGCTATTTGTCATGTCAGTCATTGGTAAATTCAATAATTGGTAAGTTCGGTAGTTTATAAGCTCAGTAATTGAAAAAACATCAGGCCTTAGGCAGCTTGTTCTATTCGATTTAACAGGTATACCAATCCTAGAATGGCGAAATACAGCACAATGCCTCCGAGAGCAACCATACTCCAGCCGCCATGCTGCCAACAGTAAATAAGATAAAAGCCTCCTAAGCTACCTCCAGCATAGTAATGCACGAGATACAAAGCGGTGGCACTGGCTTTTGCTTGTTCGGCTTTAGAGCTGACCCAGGCATAAGCTAATGAATGAGTAAAAAATGCGCCGCCACTAATGAAGATGAGAGAAACAAACATAGCGTATAGGTTTGGGATGAGGGCAATCAACATGCCAATTAAGCTGACAATCGTACCTAATGTCATACCGCTGGTGGCACTAAAGCGTAAGCTCCATTGGCCACTCAATTTCGACGTGAGTGTACCGGTTAAGTAACATAAAAATATTAAAGAAACCAAGCTGACAGGCAGTGAAAATGGCGCGGCCACTAAACGGAACCCCATTACCGTGTAAAGGTTAACGAATAACGCAAAATTTAATCCACCAATTAACATGGCAAACCAGAGTTTGGTGTTTTTTGTATGCAGCAGCGCATTTTTAATATGCTGATTTAACGATGTATCTGAGGCTTGAAAGTGCTTTTGCGCTGGCACCCATAAATGCACAAGTACCGCAACGCAAAGGCTAAATAATGCCATGCCTGCAACAGCCGTTTCCCAGCCCAACCATTCACCCACAATACCGCCATAAATTCGGCCGGTGATTCCACCGAGTGAATTGGCTCCGATATAAGAACCAACCGCCAGTAAAAAGACTTTAGGACTGAACTCCTCAGCCATATAAGCAACGGCCACGGAAATATAGCCAGATAAGGTAATGCCCATTAAAGCGCGTGCGGCGATCAATAGCGTTAATTGATCAGAAAAGAGAATACATAGGCCAGCAAATGGGGAAGCATACAGGCTAAACAACATGATTTTGCGGCGGCCAATTTTTTCAGAGTAAATCGCCCACGGCACAAGTGAGAAAGCTAAGGTTAAAGTTGCCGAAGCTAAAACCCAATTTACATGGGTAGCAGACACTTGATAATGCTCAGCAATCAAAGGCAGTAATGGCTGGAATAGGTAAAGGTTGCAGAAAGAAATGAACGAACCAATGAATAAACCAAACGTGACTTTCTTTAATGAATCCGATTGCATCACATCAGCATGTGAGTCGCCTTGATTTTGTTTAGCTGAATGGGGAGCATCTTGTGCTAAGGAAAGGGATTCTTGATTCAAGGTTTTACTGCTCATAGCCGCGACTCATGTGAACTGGATAACGGAATAGTAACAATCGGCGTGCTATATATAAAATATATTATTTATATAACATCCATCTATTTTTGATCTAAACACTTATCAGATTTTAAGCTATTTCGAGTTGAATTTTATGAATACCAAATCACTGCAATACTTTGTTTCGGTGGTTGATCTAGGCAGCTTTAGTCGAGCTTCAGAACAACTGCATATTGCGCAATCGGCTTTGAGCATTTCGATAAAAAAGCTCGAATCAGCGCTTGGATTAGTATTATTACATCGTCATGAAAAAGGCGTGCAATTGACGGATGAAGGGGCTCGGCTATACAAGCATGCCAAGCAGATTTTGCGTCAGCTTGATGATGCTACGCTCGAAATGCAGGAGTTAAGGGGGTTATCGAAAGGAGAAGTACGTCTCGGCGTGCCGAGTATGATGGGCTCGTATTTTTTCCCCGATATTTTGATGGCATTTAAACAGCAATATCCAGATCTGAAACTGACGATTGTGGATGCGGGTACACAGTCAATTCGAAAAATGCTACTAGACGGAGACTTGGATCTTGGTGTGATCTTAAATGAAAATGTACCGGATTCACTCGACATTGAACCTTTAATTGAAGATGACATGCTGGTGGTTGTGAGCCCAGAACATGAGTTTGCTCAGCGAACTTCATTGTCACTAACGGAATTTTTCTCACAAGAACTCATCATGTTTAAAAAAGGTTATTTTCATCGCGAAATGGTCGATCGTTTGTGTGCTCAGCATGGCTTTGAGCCCAATATTTCGATTGAAACCAATTTGATCCCTATGATTTTAAAAGTGGTACAAAAAGACTTCGCTATCGGAGCACTGTTAAGATTGGTGACAGAGCAGGAAAAAGGTGTTGTCGGCATTCCGTTTGAAACGCCGATTCGATTAAAAATTGGCATGGCGTGGCGTAAATCAGGCTATTTATCAGTGGCAGATAAAGCCTTTATGGAATTTACCAAGCAGGCTTTACCCGCACTCACCGGCAGAGCTAAAAGCTAAATAACTTGCTCTACGCTAGTGAGTGACGTCTAGCTATCCGCAGTTGGGGTTAACGATATTCTTTATAGACGCGGCGTGTGATGCCCGTAAATAAGGTATAAGGAATGGTATCACTGCACTCAGCCACTTCTTGAGCAAGAACCTGTTTTCCCCATAATTCGACTTCTGAACCAATGTGTGCATCAGGAAGCGGTGTGAGGTCAACCGTCAGCATATCCATTGAGACTCTACCCACTAATTGAGTTCGCACGCCATCAACCATAACCGGTGTGCCATCTTTAGCATGACGTGGATAGCCATCAGCATAACCGATCGCCACCGTACCAATTCGCATCGGTTTTGTGGCTCTAAACCGTTCGCCATAACCGACAGATTCACCCGCTTCAATATCACGCACAGCAATGATTTTAGAGGTGAGAGTCATAACCGGTCGCAATTGTTTCGATAGACGGTTGGCCTCGTCTAAAGGGTCAGCACCATAGAGCATGATACCGGGGCGAATATACGCCTGATGGGCTTGTGAGTGAGCGAGTGTCGCTGCGCTATTAGCAAAACTGGCACCTGCCGGAAGGTTGTCCAAAACCGCATGGCAAGCTTGAAGTTGCTTGTGCGTCATGCCTTTATGTAATTCGTCGGCACAGGCAAAATGCGTCATGTGAACCATTTGAGTGACTTGGGGCAA
The Vibrio gangliei genome window above contains:
- the btuD gene encoding vitamin B12 ABC transporter ATP-binding protein BtuD, which codes for MISVNNLAIEPRLLPLSINVAAGEKLHVIGPNGSGKSTLLAAIAGMLTYNGEVTINERSVHQCNLSELATIRAYLPQSGVPAFNMSVFHYLSLSIPQSAEASLVEKAIQTITHELAIESKLTKSIHHLSGGEWQRVRIAAVCIQAWPSINPHARMMLLDEPAAPLDVGQQSSLYKMMDLMSQQGLCVVVANHDLNRTLHHADNVLVLKSGIVKAYGKAEEVLTDSLVSQVFDSDVSRIEHQGRPFLIFN
- a CDS encoding LysR family transcriptional regulator — translated: MNTKSLQYFVSVVDLGSFSRASEQLHIAQSALSISIKKLESALGLVLLHRHEKGVQLTDEGARLYKHAKQILRQLDDATLEMQELRGLSKGEVRLGVPSMMGSYFFPDILMAFKQQYPDLKLTIVDAGTQSIRKMLLDGDLDLGVILNENVPDSLDIEPLIEDDMLVVVSPEHEFAQRTSLSLTEFFSQELIMFKKGYFHREMVDRLCAQHGFEPNISIETNLIPMILKVVQKDFAIGALLRLVTEQEKGVVGIPFETPIRLKIGMAWRKSGYLSVADKAFMEFTKQALPALTGRAKS
- a CDS encoding nucleoside triphosphate pyrophosphohydrolase family protein, with amino-acid sequence MQLTLLTEQLYQHLYRDITEFRTTFDLPVNDLSSLDDKADTLHTSLAIEELTELAEADCKTEQADAIVDTVYVLMGRLVHRGDSQITSNIGMSYIIELLLHVAKNRGIDFLPCWDEVHSSNMSKVCRTEQEFIDTQDFYAKQGVELEGIQKGEYIIAKCAKDVDMQGKTVRKGKVLKSVYYRPADLASLTR
- the btuC gene encoding vitamin B12 ABC transporter permease BtuC: MHFNQLIRSKRRLWTLPFIVLSVLLVVMSFAYLSVGELSLSLSQPMSELQQQIIVNLRLPRLIAAILLGASLAVAGATLQVLLGNPLAEPGVIGISGGASLAMVIALFFFPAVMTTYGAMLVAIIGALAFTFLIVSLAKAMRLSTGRLLLVGVALGILSSSVVTWAFYFSDNFNLRILMYWLMGSISGVTWPQVALGLIMLPCIVWLCCQARWLDMLMAGELHAKQLGLDVHKLRWQLIVFVSILVGCSVALGGVISFIGLVVPHLIRLAFGSENRYLLPLSAISGACLLVLADLLARISLSSAELPLGVMTTTLGAPVFIWMLLRNHDQRK
- a CDS encoding siroheme synthase — protein: MRYFPIFLDLNNKAVLVVGGGEVACRKVDMLLRAGANVTVVSPTIHPHLLALAQEEALLWVKAFYQSDMLHDYVQVWATTDNPELNHKVHHDAKKQNIMVNVVDDKPYCDFITPSMINRGRIQVAISSGGASPVLIRYLREKLESVLPQNLSTLADFGASKRNSIKAALPSVDERRKFWERFYSSPELSTITERDQLERLYEDILADRVEVTASLTWIQFGNDVENLSLKGLRLMQESELVLYPSNCPFEFVDLCRRDADRMEYKDIHHLAQLIEQAKQDKLRVCIFIPKQECSAQLKLLMGNDTYIPIVK
- a CDS encoding succinylglutamate desuccinylase produces the protein MTHQHYQSENPLLQELLDKGLIYTSLHHLTWPQQTLTLDNGLIVRFYYRGMLSISPQKYAKESGATVISVGIHGDETGPIELVDRLVDQVLHGKVTLSHPCLFIFAHPDATAKKVRFIEHNLNQMFEMSSMPVQGLESMIAAKIKDVVELFYERAAPQNRWHLDLHCSSQPSQYPVFAIRPATRHLSHSDDEQLMAFARQADIQAFLQCQQPNFTFSWFTGEYCQAKSLTIELGQLRALGENDLSEFHEFSSGVESLLARSLVPNFGENRKQPMAIYNVVEELRKQSDDLVFTATQALINFEPLYFNQEYAIQNGLPLICESGRHALVFANPDVEIGQRAALLVERIS
- a CDS encoding MFS transporter, which encodes MQSDSLKKVTFGLFIGSFISFCNLYLFQPLLPLIAEHYQVSATHVNWVLASATLTLAFSLVPWAIYSEKIGRRKIMLFSLYASPFAGLCILFSDQLTLLIAARALMGITLSGYISVAVAYMAEEFSPKVFLLAVGSYIGANSLGGITGRIYGGIVGEWLGWETAVAGMALFSLCVAVLVHLWVPAQKHFQASDTSLNQHIKNALLHTKNTKLWFAMLIGGLNFALFVNLYTVMGFRLVAAPFSLPVSLVSLIFLCYLTGTLTSKLSGQWSLRFSATSGMTLGTIVSLIGMLIALIPNLYAMFVSLIFISGGAFFTHSLAYAWVSSKAEQAKASATALYLVHYYAGGSLGGFYLIYCWQHGGWSMVALGGIVLYFAILGLVYLLNRIEQAA
- the alr gene encoding alanine racemase: MARPTKASIDLAAFKHNYALAKSTAPNAQAVAIVKADAYGHGAVTLSKALENEADAFGVACLEEAIELREAGIKRPILLLEGFFEPSELALIQQYQLWTAVHCQQQIEAIKAQPELSQLHIWLKLDSGMHRLGFNPQDYAKAFHELSVLPQVTQMVHMTHFACADELHKGMTHKQLQACHAVLDNLPAGASFANSAATLAHSQAHQAYIRPGIMLYGADPLDEANRLSKQLRPVMTLTSKIIAVRDIEAGESVGYGERFRATKPMRIGTVAIGYADGYPRHAKDGTPVMVDGVRTQLVGRVSMDMLTVDLTPLPDAHIGSEVELWGKQVLAQEVAECSDTIPYTLFTGITRRVYKEYR